One window from the genome of Caloenas nicobarica isolate bCalNic1 chromosome 21, bCalNic1.hap1, whole genome shotgun sequence encodes:
- the LOC135996990 gene encoding tubulin alpha-8 chain → MRECISVHVGQAGVQIGNACWELYCLEHGIQPNGTMPSDKTIGGGDDSFNTFFSETSAGKHVPRAVFVDLEPAVIDEVRNGTYKQLFHPEQLISGKEDAANNYARGHYTVGKEIIDLVLERIRKLSDQCTGLQGFLIFHSFGGGTGSGFTSLLMERLSVDYGKKSKLEFAIYPAPQVSTAVVEPYNSILTTHTTLEHSDCAFMVDNEAIYDICCRNLDIERPTYTNLNRLIGQIVSSITASLRFDGALNVDLTEFQTNLVPYPRIHFPLVTYSPIISAEKAYHEQLSVAEITNACFEPSNQMVKCDPRHGKYMACCMLYRGDVVPKDVNAAIAAIKTKRTIQFVDWCPTGFKVGINYQPPTVVPGGDLAKVQRAVCMLSNTTAIAEAWARLDHKFDLMYAKRAFVHWYVGEGMEEGEFSEAREDLAALEKDYEEVGTDSMDGEDEGEEY, encoded by the exons ATG cGCGAGTGCATCTCAGTCCATGTTGGTCAAGCCGGCGTGCAGATCGGCAAtgcctgctgggagctgtaCTGCCTGGAGCACGGCATCCAGCCCAATGGCACCATGCCGAGCGACAAAACCATCGGTGGAGGTGATGATTCCTTTAACACGTTCTTCAGCGAGACCAGTGCAGGAAAACATGTCCCTCGTGCTGTGTTTGTGGACCTCGAACCGGCAGTAATAG ATGAAGTTAGGAATGGGACGTACAAGCAACTCTTCCATCCTGAACAACTGATATCTGGTAAAGAAGATGCAGCAAATAACTACGCTCGAGGTCATTACACAGTTGGGAAGGAGATAATTGATCTAGTTCTAGAGCGTATCAGGAAACTG TCTGATCAATGCACTGGCTTGCAGGGATTCCTGATTTTCCACAGTTTTGGAGGTGGCACTGGCTCAGGTTTTACTTCCCTGCTGATGGAGCGTCTGTCAGTTGACTAtgggaaaaaatcaaaattgGAATTTGCCATCTACCCTGCGCCCCAGGTCTCGACAGCTGTTGTTGAGCCATACAACTCCATCCTGACCACCCACACCACGCTGGAGCATTCCGACTGTGCCTTTATGGTTGACAATGAGGCCATCTATGATATTTGCTGTAGGAACCTGGACATTGAACGCCCAACCTACACCAACCTCAACCGCCTCATTGGTCAGATAGTCTCTTCCATCACCGCTTCCCTCAGATTTGATGGTGCCTTGAATGTGGATCTTACTGAATTTCAGACTAACCTGGTGCCTTACCCTCGTATCCACTTCCCGTTGGTAACGTATTCTCCGATTATTTCGGCAGAGAAAGCCTATCACGAGCAGCTCTCTGTGGCCGAGATAACCAATGCTTGCTTTGAGCCCTCCAACCAGATGGTGAAGTGTGACCCTCGCCACGGCAAGTACATGGCCTGTTGTATGCTGTACCGCGGGGATGTTGTCCCCAAGGATGTCAATGCTGCTATCGCTGCTATCAAAACCAAGCGCACGATCCAGTTTGTGGACTGGTGCCCTACTGGTTTTAAG GTTGGCATCAACTACCAGCCACCGACGGTGGTTCCTGGTGGTGACCTGGCCAAAGTGCAGCGGGCAGTGTGTATGCTGAGCAACACTACGGCCATTGCTGAGGCGTGGGCTCGTCTGGACCACAAGTTTGATCTGATGTATGCCAAACGGGCCTTTGTTCACTGGTATGTCGGAGAAGGGATGGAGGAGGGGGAGTTCTCAGAGGCTCGGGAAGATTTGGCTGCGCTTGAGAAAGATTATGAAGAAGTAGGCACAGACTCGATGGATGGAGAAGATGAAGGTGAAGAATATTAA